One region of Rhodospirillaceae bacterium genomic DNA includes:
- the rpiB gene encoding ribose 5-phosphate isomerase B: MSSETIAIASDHAGFDLKSELKQVLSELGFAALDLGADNKDSVDYPDFGYAMAGALKQGEATRGILVCGSGIGISIAANRHPVIRAALIHDALGAKMSRLHNDANVIVFGGRMIGPDLAQDCLKVFLETEFEGGRHARRVDKLSNP; encoded by the coding sequence ATGTCTTCTGAAACCATCGCCATTGCCAGCGACCATGCTGGCTTCGATTTGAAAAGTGAACTGAAACAGGTCCTGTCCGAGCTTGGTTTTGCGGCTCTTGATCTGGGAGCCGATAACAAGGACTCCGTTGATTATCCGGATTTCGGTTACGCCATGGCAGGGGCGCTGAAGCAAGGCGAGGCGACCCGCGGCATTCTGGTATGTGGAAGCGGCATCGGTATTTCCATCGCTGCAAACCGCCATCCGGTTATCCGCGCCGCCCTGATCCATGATGCACTGGGAGCAAAAATGTCCCGCCTTCACAATGATGCCAATGTCATCGTCTTCGGTGGCCGCATGATTGGCCCGGACCTGGCACAGGACTGTCTTAAAGTATTTCTGGAAACTGAATTCGAGGGCGGGCGCCATGCCCGGCGGGTCGACAAACTTTCAAATCCATAA
- the nrdR gene encoding transcriptional repressor NrdR, giving the protein MRCPFCGSEDTQVKDSRPTEENATIRRRRYCPSCGSRFTTFERVQLRELTVVKKDGEKAPFDRDKVMRSLKIALRKRPVDNEKIERVVNGIQRRLETLGETEIPTKVVGEMIMDNLHDLDQVAYVRFASVYRNFRETKDFEEFIGELGDEN; this is encoded by the coding sequence ATGAGATGTCCATTTTGCGGTAGCGAAGACACCCAGGTTAAAGATTCCCGCCCGACAGAAGAAAACGCGACCATTCGTCGGCGCCGATACTGCCCGTCCTGCGGGTCGCGCTTCACGACATTTGAGCGGGTTCAATTGCGCGAACTGACTGTCGTCAAAAAGGACGGCGAAAAAGCCCCATTTGATCGTGACAAGGTCATGCGGTCCTTGAAAATCGCCCTGCGTAAGCGACCGGTCGATAACGAGAAGATTGAGCGCGTCGTCAATGGCATTCAGCGTCGCCTGGAAACTCTGGGCGAGACTGAAATTCCAACCAAGGTCGTCGGCGAGATGATCATGGATAACCTTCATGATCTCGATCAGGTGGCCTACGTGCGGTTCGCCTCTGTTTACCGGAATTTCCGCGAAACAAAAGACTTTGAAGAATTTATCGGTGAACTGGGTGACGAAAACTAG
- a CDS encoding riboflavin synthase, translating into MFTGIITDIGTVRSLVKTGDTRIEISTAFNVASINIGASICCSGACMTVTQRDEDWFAVEASAETLSKTVLGSWKQGTRINLERALKAGDEMGGHIVSGHVDGTATLVDLKSEGDSRRLSFQTSDELKGFIAPKGSVTLDGVSLTVNEVQDDTFGVNLIAHTQKETTFGNISPGDTVNVEIDMLARYVARLLEIEQTKD; encoded by the coding sequence ATGTTTACCGGCATCATCACAGACATCGGAACTGTCCGCTCACTTGTTAAAACAGGCGACACCCGCATTGAAATCAGCACGGCCTTTAATGTCGCCTCTATTAATATCGGTGCGTCTATTTGCTGTAGCGGCGCTTGCATGACCGTCACCCAGCGCGACGAGGACTGGTTTGCTGTCGAGGCTTCGGCCGAGACTCTGTCTAAAACAGTTTTGGGTTCCTGGAAACAGGGAACCAGGATCAACCTTGAAAGGGCGCTTAAGGCCGGTGACGAAATGGGCGGCCATATCGTATCGGGTCACGTGGATGGAACAGCGACGCTTGTTGATCTCAAAAGTGAAGGCGATTCACGCCGTCTCAGTTTTCAGACAAGCGATGAATTGAAGGGCTTTATAGCCCCGAAAGGATCGGTCACCCTTGACGGTGTCTCCCTTACGGTCAATGAAGTGCAAGACGATACCTTTGGCGTCAACCTGATCGCCCATACCCAGAAAGAAACAACATTTGGCAATATTTCACCGGGCGACACCGTCAATGTGGAAATAGATATGCTGGCGCGGTATGTTGCGCGGCTTCTCGAAATCGAACAAACAAAGGACTAA
- a CDS encoding serine hydroxymethyltransferase, producing the protein MSGADNSYSSQYQENFFTQSLAERDLDLMASIRDELGRQQDQIELIASENIVSRAVMEAQSSVMTNKYAEGYPGRRYYGGCEYVDVAENLAIERAKELFGCDFANVQPHSGCQANGAVMLALLQPGDTILGMSLAAGGHLTHGAPPAQSGKWFNAIQYGVSRDDSQVDFDEVEKLAKEHNPKLVIVGGSAYPRTLDFARFRAICDEVGAVMMVDMAHFAGLVATGLHPSPIGIADVVTTTTHKTLRGPRGGMVLTNDEAIAKKINSAVFPGLQGGPLMHTIAAKAVAFGEALQPEFTEYSRAVVENARVLAETLIERGLDIVSGGTDTHLMLVDLRPKGLNGRDAEHSLDRARMTCNKNGIPFDPEKPMVTSGIRLGTPAGTTRGFGADEFRQIGNLIGDVLDGLASSSNDNSSVEAEAAEKVLTLCQNFPIYRNI; encoded by the coding sequence ATGTCTGGCGCAGACAATTCATATTCTTCTCAATATCAAGAAAACTTCTTCACTCAATCGCTGGCCGAACGTGACCTTGATCTGATGGCTTCCATCAGGGATGAACTGGGGCGTCAGCAAGACCAGATTGAGCTGATCGCTTCCGAAAACATCGTTTCGCGTGCCGTCATGGAAGCTCAGAGTTCTGTAATGACCAACAAATATGCCGAAGGTTATCCCGGCAGGCGTTACTATGGTGGCTGCGAGTATGTCGATGTCGCCGAAAACCTCGCCATCGAGCGTGCCAAGGAACTTTTCGGCTGTGACTTTGCCAACGTTCAACCGCATTCCGGCTGTCAAGCCAATGGCGCCGTGATGCTGGCCCTGTTGCAACCGGGCGACACAATATTGGGCATGTCGCTGGCGGCCGGAGGGCACTTGACCCACGGTGCGCCGCCTGCCCAGTCCGGTAAGTGGTTTAACGCCATTCAATATGGCGTCAGCCGTGATGATTCCCAGGTCGATTTCGATGAAGTTGAAAAACTGGCCAAAGAACATAATCCGAAGCTGGTTATCGTCGGCGGGTCTGCCTACCCTCGAACCCTCGACTTTGCCCGCTTCCGGGCTATTTGCGATGAAGTCGGGGCAGTGATGATGGTCGATATGGCGCATTTTGCCGGTCTGGTTGCGACGGGCCTTCACCCATCGCCCATTGGCATCGCCGACGTGGTCACCACAACCACCCATAAAACCCTGCGAGGTCCCCGCGGCGGCATGGTTCTGACGAATGATGAGGCTATTGCCAAGAAGATCAACTCGGCAGTCTTTCCGGGCCTTCAGGGTGGCCCGTTGATGCATACAATCGCCGCAAAGGCGGTTGCCTTTGGCGAAGCCCTGCAGCCGGAGTTCACAGAGTATTCGAGGGCCGTCGTCGAAAATGCCCGGGTTCTTGCCGAAACTCTGATTGAGCGGGGACTTGATATCGTCTCAGGCGGTACCGATACCCACCTGATGCTGGTTGACCTTCGACCCAAGGGATTGAACGGTCGGGACGCTGAGCACAGCCTGGACCGGGCCCGCATGACCTGTAACAAGAACGGCATTCCTTTTGATCCTGAAAAACCGATGGTGACATCCGGTATTCGTCTGGGCACACCTGCTGGCACGACCCGCGGTTTCGGTGCAGATGAATTCCGCCAGATTGGCAACCTGATCGGTGATGTCCTTGATGGCCTGGCCTCGTCCTCCAACGATAATTCATCAGTTGAAGCCGAGGCTGCCGAAAAAGTCCTGACCCTGTGCCAAAACTTCCCGATCTACCGGAATATTTAA
- the ribD gene encoding bifunctional diaminohydroxyphosphoribosylaminopyrimidine deaminase/5-amino-6-(5-phosphoribosylamino)uracil reductase RibD: protein MQAALTLAARGLGRVAPNPAVGCVIVGADGAVVGRGWTQPGGRPHAETEAIGRAGDQCAGATAYVTLEPCDHRGKTPPCSVALIDVGIKRVVIACEDPDPRVAGKGAKRLIDNGVEVVQGIFETEAQALNAGFMTRLSKGRPLFTLKSATTLDGRIATRTGHSKWITGVEARAAGHMLRARHDAIMIGIGTALADDPSLSCRLPGMEAFSPTRIIADSSLQLPTSSTMVETAADIPTIIIAGKGAEKGKIKELKNKSVKVIEVKASVSGHPAPDAMAEALAGEGLNSVLIEGGGKLAGAFMQAGLVDRLAWFHAAKLIGGDGVPSVAAFGVENLPDAPSFTRTSLKTCGEDVFETYERR, encoded by the coding sequence ATGCAAGCGGCGCTGACCCTTGCGGCCCGGGGCCTTGGCCGGGTTGCGCCAAATCCTGCTGTTGGCTGTGTCATTGTTGGGGCTGATGGCGCTGTCGTCGGTCGCGGTTGGACCCAACCCGGCGGACGCCCCCATGCAGAAACAGAAGCGATCGGTCGTGCCGGTGATCAATGTGCTGGCGCTACAGCCTACGTCACCCTTGAGCCATGTGACCATCGTGGCAAAACTCCACCGTGCTCGGTGGCCTTGATCGATGTCGGTATCAAGCGCGTGGTTATCGCCTGTGAAGATCCCGATCCCAGGGTGGCAGGGAAGGGCGCGAAACGCCTGATAGATAACGGGGTAGAAGTTGTTCAGGGTATTTTTGAAACCGAAGCCCAGGCCCTGAATGCCGGTTTTATGACCCGCCTTTCCAAAGGGCGGCCTTTGTTTACGCTCAAATCGGCGACCACGTTGGATGGGCGTATTGCTACCCGTACCGGCCATAGCAAGTGGATAACAGGTGTGGAAGCGCGGGCTGCTGGTCACATGTTGCGCGCCCGTCATGATGCCATCATGATCGGCATCGGTACGGCTTTGGCCGATGATCCTTCCTTAAGTTGCCGTCTGCCGGGTATGGAGGCATTCTCGCCAACCCGGATCATTGCCGATAGTTCACTTCAATTGCCGACCTCAAGCACGATGGTCGAAACCGCCGCTGACATCCCGACGATCATCATCGCGGGCAAGGGGGCTGAAAAAGGCAAAATCAAAGAACTAAAGAATAAATCCGTCAAAGTGATCGAGGTTAAAGCATCCGTCTCTGGTCATCCGGCCCCGGATGCCATGGCTGAGGCATTGGCAGGGGAAGGACTGAACAGCGTTTTGATTGAGGGCGGCGGCAAGTTGGCGGGTGCATTTATGCAAGCAGGACTGGTTGACCGTCTGGCCTGGTTTCATGCTGCAAAACTAATTGGTGGTGATGGTGTTCCCTCGGTCGCCGCATTTGGTGTAGAAAACCTTCCTGACGCACCGTCTTTTACCCGCACCTCTTTGAAAACGTGCGGTGAAGATGTTTTTGAAACTTACGAACGTAGATAA
- the hemB gene encoding porphobilinogen synthase produces the protein MRRNRGDDFSRRLMSENVLTANDLIWPVFVVEGTGKREAVASMPGVERLSVDLMVEAVGEAAALGIPAVAVFPNTDQSLKTPDAREAVNPDNLVCRAVQAIKSAHPDMGVICDVALDPYNSDGHDGLVKEGIILNDETVDVLCQQSLVQAAAGCDIIAPSDMMDGRIGIIRKALDDNDFQSVRIMSYAAKYASAFYGPFRDAVGSGGALKGDKKTYQMDPANTDEALRETALDISEGADMVMVKPGMPYLDIVSRVKDTFGVPTFAYQVSGEYAMLKAATENGWLDNDKIVLESLMAFKRAGADGVLTYLAPEAARLLKAL, from the coding sequence ATGAGGCGGAACCGGGGCGATGACTTTTCACGACGTCTGATGTCTGAAAATGTCCTCACTGCCAATGACCTGATCTGGCCGGTGTTTGTTGTTGAGGGAACGGGCAAACGTGAGGCCGTAGCTTCCATGCCCGGTGTCGAACGCCTGTCCGTTGATTTGATGGTGGAAGCCGTTGGCGAGGCCGCAGCACTTGGCATTCCCGCCGTCGCCGTTTTCCCCAACACGGATCAATCATTAAAGACACCGGACGCCAGGGAAGCGGTTAATCCTGATAATCTTGTCTGTCGCGCCGTTCAGGCTATCAAGAGCGCCCACCCTGACATGGGTGTTATCTGTGATGTCGCCCTTGATCCCTACAATAGTGACGGTCATGACGGCCTGGTTAAGGAAGGTATTATTCTTAACGATGAAACTGTCGATGTGCTGTGCCAGCAGTCACTGGTTCAGGCAGCAGCCGGGTGCGATATCATCGCCCCGTCAGACATGATGGATGGTCGCATCGGTATTATCCGCAAAGCCCTTGACGACAATGATTTTCAGTCTGTTCGCATCATGTCTTACGCGGCCAAGTACGCATCGGCTTTTTATGGACCGTTCCGCGACGCGGTCGGTTCTGGTGGCGCCCTTAAGGGGGATAAAAAAACCTATCAGATGGACCCGGCAAATACCGACGAAGCCTTGCGGGAAACCGCCCTCGATATCAGCGAGGGTGCTGACATGGTGATGGTCAAGCCGGGGATGCCCTATCTGGATATTGTAAGCCGGGTCAAAGACACCTTCGGCGTGCCGACCTTTGCCTATCAGGTCAGCGGCGAATACGCGATGCTAAAGGCGGCAACGGAAAATGGCTGGCTTGATAACGACAAGATCGTCCTGGAAAGCCTAATGGCCTTCAAACGGGCCGGGGCGGACGGCGTATTGACCTATCTGGCCCCGGAAGCAGCCAGACTTCTTAAGGCCCTGTAA
- a CDS encoding type III PLP-dependent enzyme — protein sequence MPLKHFPTVDAMIEELKPGYPVHCLRPDELKRNAKRFLDTFPGRVLYAVKCNPDLNVLGPLFEAGIRHFDTASLTEIALIRENFPQGDCYFMHPVKSPSAIAAAKDVYSVDHFVIDHDRELDKIVNAIGGGDGKVCLVRVITPAANVAYNLSQKFGVTVEDAPALLNRVAEEGFQPGLAFHVGSQCRSPEAFAEAIRIMGRVNDKSDVDIHYLDVGGGFPVHYVDDKPPPLDEYVTAITDTIKEINLRGDCVLMCEPGRGLVASGSSLVVQVMLRKEQSLYINDGVYHSLSETLTAGIELPMRVIRPGETVSSEMTPFSIFGPTCDSTDFIPGHINLPSCIREGDWIEIGQAGAYSNAMTSSFNGFIAETFVNIDEPPLLPR from the coding sequence ATGCCACTAAAACACTTCCCCACTGTCGATGCGATGATCGAAGAGCTTAAACCTGGCTACCCGGTGCATTGCCTGCGCCCCGATGAGTTGAAGCGTAATGCCAAACGCTTCCTTGATACCTTTCCGGGGCGGGTTCTGTATGCGGTCAAGTGTAACCCTGACCTTAATGTTTTGGGCCCTCTTTTCGAGGCCGGCATTCGCCATTTCGATACCGCTTCGCTAACCGAAATCGCCCTGATCAGGGAAAACTTCCCGCAAGGCGACTGCTATTTCATGCATCCGGTCAAATCACCAAGCGCTATTGCTGCCGCCAAAGATGTTTATTCGGTCGATCACTTCGTTATCGATCATGACAGGGAACTCGATAAAATCGTCAATGCCATTGGCGGAGGTGACGGCAAGGTCTGTCTGGTCCGGGTGATAACGCCAGCGGCCAATGTCGCCTACAACCTGTCGCAAAAGTTCGGTGTCACTGTCGAGGATGCCCCTGCCCTTCTAAACCGGGTTGCCGAGGAAGGCTTCCAGCCGGGTTTGGCTTTTCATGTTGGCTCGCAATGCCGCAGTCCCGAAGCGTTTGCGGAGGCTATTCGCATTATGGGCCGGGTTAATGATAAATCGGATGTGGACATCCACTACCTTGATGTCGGTGGCGGTTTTCCTGTTCATTATGTTGATGACAAACCACCGCCACTTGATGAATACGTCACCGCCATCACCGATACGATAAAAGAGATCAATCTGCGTGGTGATTGTGTGCTGATGTGCGAACCCGGACGCGGCCTTGTCGCCAGTGGCTCAAGCCTTGTTGTTCAGGTCATGCTACGAAAAGAGCAGTCCCTTTATATTAATGACGGTGTTTACCACAGTTTGTCAGAAACCCTGACCGCCGGAATTGAATTGCCGATGCGGGTGATCCGCCCAGGAGAAACGGTTTCAAGTGAGATGACGCCTTTTTCCATCTTCGGACCAACATGCGATTCAACGGATTTCATTCCGGGTCATATCAATCTCCCCAGCTGCATCCGTGAAGGTGACTGGATTGAAATCGGTCAGGCCGGCGCCTATTCAAACGCCATGACCTCAAGCTTCAATGGCTTTATCGCCGAGACTTTTGTCAATATCGACGAGCCGCCCTTATTGCCCCGGTGA
- a CDS encoding methylmalonyl-CoA mutase family protein encodes MTIPPRFITAASLFDGHDAAINIMRRILQAQGAEVIHLGHNRSVDEVVTAAVEEDADAIAVSSYQGGHVEYFKYMVELLAEKGRPDIHVFGGGGGVITPEEMAELNDYGVNRLYSPEDGRRMGLEGMIVDMIERTGQKKGPARSPDLDALADGDPAALALIITALENSTLDDAVARKLEKLAENHASVPVLGITGTGGAGKSSLTDEVIRRFRLYSAEPRIAVVAVDPSRRKTGGALLGDRIRMNAISGDNIYMRSLATRGGGSEVPESLPAIVGACKAAGFDLVIIETPGIGQGDAGIVGMADLSLYVMTPEFGAASQLEKIDMLDFADVVAVNKLDRKGGLDAIRDVRKQVQRNRQAFSEDADQMPVFGTIASRFNDAGITALYQEITRQFSKNGLTKFPSTSEPVSSRISEPGDAIVPPERQRYLAEIAETVRGYHDDVEKQVIIARERQQLLASKDMLGGDSVDLDKLINARDDMLDPRAAKLLEEWPALKQNYRGEELITEVRGKEIHTTLTRESLSGSLIPRVSLPDFVDQGEILKWRMRENLPGHFPYTAGVFPFKRAGEDPTRMFAGEGDAKRTNQRFKYLSAHSEAKRLSTAFDSVTLYGFNPDERPDIYGKVGNSGVSIATLDDMKELYDGFDLCQSSTSVSMTINGPAPTILALFLNTAMDQQIDRFTADKSRAPDASEEKEIRAWVHENVRGTVQADILKEDQGQNTCIFSTEFALKMMADIQEYFVENRVRNFYSVSISGYHIAEAGANPISQLAFTLSNGFTYVETYLARGMNIDDFAPNLSFFFSNGMDPEYAVMGRVARRIWATAMRDRYGANERSQKLKYHVQTSGRSLHAQEMSFNDIRTTLQALIGIYDNCNSLHTNAHDEAFTTPTEDSVRRALAIQMIINREWGLAMNENPNQGAFVIDELTDLVEEAVLQEFERISERGGVLGAMETGYQRGKIQDESLYYETKKHDGSYPIVGVNTFTNPNEDEAVITPDLARSTDAEKKSQIKRLRGFQKANAKTSTDMLARLKSAATNNENVFAVLVEAARHCSLGDITEALFEAGGQYRRNM; translated from the coding sequence ATGACAATCCCGCCGCGCTTTATTACCGCCGCCAGCCTGTTTGATGGCCATGACGCGGCGATTAACATCATGCGCAGGATTCTACAGGCGCAGGGTGCTGAGGTTATTCACCTGGGCCATAATCGTTCCGTCGATGAAGTTGTAACCGCCGCTGTTGAAGAAGACGCAGACGCCATTGCGGTCAGTTCTTACCAGGGCGGTCATGTTGAATACTTCAAGTATATGGTTGAACTGCTGGCCGAAAAGGGACGCCCGGACATTCATGTGTTTGGCGGTGGAGGGGGTGTCATCACGCCTGAAGAAATGGCCGAATTGAACGATTACGGGGTCAATCGGCTGTACTCTCCTGAAGATGGCCGTCGCATGGGCCTGGAAGGCATGATCGTTGATATGATCGAGCGGACCGGGCAAAAAAAGGGACCGGCCCGTTCCCCTGATCTGGATGCTTTGGCGGATGGTGATCCAGCTGCCCTGGCTTTGATTATCACCGCACTCGAAAACAGTACGCTCGATGATGCTGTGGCCCGAAAGCTTGAAAAACTGGCTGAAAACCATGCTTCTGTGCCGGTGTTGGGTATTACCGGAACCGGTGGGGCCGGGAAATCATCACTGACGGACGAAGTGATCCGCCGTTTTCGGCTTTATTCAGCAGAACCCCGCATTGCCGTTGTCGCCGTCGATCCTTCGCGCCGCAAAACCGGTGGGGCGCTTTTGGGTGACCGCATTCGTATGAACGCCATTTCCGGCGACAATATTTACATGCGCTCGCTGGCCACCCGCGGAGGCGGCAGTGAAGTACCAGAAAGTCTTCCGGCAATCGTTGGGGCCTGCAAGGCCGCCGGTTTTGACCTCGTTATCATTGAAACCCCCGGCATCGGCCAGGGTGACGCTGGCATCGTTGGCATGGCTGATTTATCACTTTATGTGATGACCCCGGAGTTCGGCGCAGCCAGCCAACTTGAAAAGATCGATATGCTCGACTTTGCCGATGTCGTCGCAGTCAATAAACTGGACCGCAAGGGTGGTCTTGACGCCATAAGGGATGTCCGCAAACAGGTGCAGCGCAATCGACAGGCCTTTAGCGAAGACGCCGATCAGATGCCGGTCTTCGGCACGATTGCTTCCCGGTTTAATGATGCCGGAATTACTGCGTTATATCAAGAGATTACCCGTCAATTCTCAAAAAATGGTTTAACGAAATTTCCCTCAACAAGCGAGCCGGTCAGTAGCCGGATATCGGAGCCCGGTGACGCCATTGTGCCGCCTGAACGTCAGCGTTATTTGGCTGAAATTGCCGAAACCGTGCGCGGTTATCACGACGATGTGGAAAAGCAGGTGATCATTGCCCGTGAGCGACAACAGTTACTGGCTTCAAAAGACATGCTGGGTGGAGACAGCGTTGATCTGGACAAATTGATCAACGCCCGTGACGACATGCTGGATCCAAGAGCCGCTAAACTTCTCGAAGAATGGCCGGCGCTCAAGCAAAATTACCGGGGCGAAGAACTGATAACGGAAGTTCGTGGCAAGGAAATCCATACCACATTAACCCGCGAAAGCCTGTCCGGCAGCCTTATCCCGCGCGTTTCCCTGCCTGATTTTGTTGATCAGGGCGAAATTTTGAAATGGCGGATGCGCGAGAATTTACCGGGTCACTTCCCCTACACAGCCGGAGTGTTCCCTTTCAAACGGGCGGGCGAAGATCCAACCCGGATGTTTGCCGGTGAAGGCGACGCCAAGCGCACCAACCAGCGCTTTAAGTATTTATCTGCTCATTCCGAAGCCAAGCGCCTATCGACAGCCTTTGATTCGGTGACTCTCTACGGTTTCAACCCGGACGAACGCCCGGATATTTATGGCAAAGTCGGCAATTCCGGCGTCTCCATCGCAACATTGGATGACATGAAGGAACTCTATGACGGGTTCGACCTTTGCCAGTCTTCGACATCCGTGTCGATGACGATTAACGGCCCGGCCCCGACCATTCTGGCGTTGTTTCTGAACACCGCCATGGACCAGCAAATTGATCGCTTCACCGCGGACAAGAGCAGGGCGCCTGATGCCTCTGAAGAAAAGGAAATCCGCGCCTGGGTCCATGAAAACGTTCGCGGTACCGTTCAGGCCGATATCCTGAAAGAGGACCAGGGTCAGAATACCTGTATTTTCTCGACTGAATTCGCCCTGAAAATGATGGCTGACATTCAAGAATACTTCGTTGAAAACCGGGTCAGGAACTTCTATTCGGTGTCCATATCCGGCTATCACATCGCCGAAGCCGGGGCCAATCCAATCTCGCAACTGGCCTTTACCCTGTCAAATGGCTTCACTTACGTGGAAACCTACCTTGCACGGGGCATGAATATTGATGATTTCGCCCCTAATTTGTCGTTTTTCTTCTCCAATGGCATGGACCCGGAATACGCCGTCATGGGCCGGGTGGCGCGCCGTATATGGGCGACGGCCATGCGTGATCGTTACGGGGCGAACGAACGCTCGCAGAAACTGAAATATCATGTTCAGACGTCCGGCCGTTCCCTGCATGCCCAGGAAATGTCCTTTAACGACATCCGCACCACCTTGCAGGCGTTGATTGGCATCTATGATAACTGCAACTCCCTGCACACAAACGCCCATGATGAAGCCTTTACGACGCCAACAGAAGACAGCGTCCGCCGGGCACTGGCAATCCAGATGATCATCAATCGGGAATGGGGTCTGGCGATGAACGAAAATCCCAATCAAGGGGCATTTGTCATCGACGAGCTCACCGACCTTGTCGAAGAGGCCGTGTTGCAGGAGTTTGAGCGCATTTCAGAGCGTGGTGGTGTTTTGGGAGCCATGGAAACCGGCTACCAGCGCGGCAAAATACAGGATGAATCCCTGTACTACGAGACCAAAAAGCACGATGGCTCGTACCCCATCGTTGGCGTCAACACCTTCACCAATCCCAACGAAGATGAAGCCGTTATCACGCCTGACCTGGCGCGCTCCACAGATGCCGAAAAGAAGAGTCAAATCAAACGCCTGCGTGGTTTCCAAAAGGCAAACGCAAAAACCTCCACTGACATGCTGGCGCGCCTGAAGTCAGCGGCCACAAACAACGAAAACGTCTTCGCGGTGCTCGTTGAGGCAGCCCGCCATTGCTCCCTTGGCGACATTACCGAGGCCCTGTTTGAAGCCGGTGGGCAATACCGTCGCAATATGTAG
- the ribB gene encoding 3,4-dihydroxy-2-butanone-4-phosphate synthase: protein MPHSKNLSPAEDLIEDARNGRMFILVDDEERENEGDLVIPAQMATPEAINFMAKYGRGLICLTLTPERIAELKLPAMPRHNDSRHQTAFTVSIEAREGVTTGISASDRARTVAVAIDPTKGVNDIASPGHVFPLEARAGGVLVRAGHTEAAVDVSRLAGLNPSGVICEIMNEDGTMARMPDLVKFAQHHELKIGTIADLIAYRLKNDRLIERTLETSFSSNHGGEFKMAVYVNNIAYAEHIALIKGDVSDGQPVPVRMHALNVLDDVLSDTMSGKADELHRAMEMIADEGRGVIVLIREPQPTSLSDRVRHKLGEEVNSGSELRDYGVGAQILLDLGIKDMILLSNTQRNIVGLEGYGLSVIEQRAIPHKA from the coding sequence GTGCCCCATTCAAAGAACCTGTCACCCGCTGAAGATTTAATTGAAGACGCCCGAAATGGCAGGATGTTCATTCTGGTTGATGACGAAGAACGCGAAAATGAAGGCGATCTTGTTATTCCGGCCCAGATGGCGACGCCAGAGGCGATCAACTTCATGGCCAAGTACGGGCGCGGTCTTATTTGCCTGACCCTGACACCTGAACGCATTGCCGAACTGAAGCTGCCGGCGATGCCCCGTCATAATGATTCACGTCATCAAACCGCCTTTACGGTTTCCATTGAGGCGCGCGAAGGAGTGACCACCGGGATTTCCGCATCCGACCGTGCCCGTACGGTTGCCGTTGCCATTGATCCGACCAAGGGTGTTAATGATATCGCCAGCCCCGGACATGTCTTCCCGCTGGAAGCCCGTGCCGGTGGTGTGCTTGTTCGCGCAGGGCATACAGAGGCCGCCGTTGATGTATCCCGGCTGGCGGGACTTAACCCGTCAGGGGTGATTTGTGAAATCATGAACGAAGACGGGACCATGGCGCGGATGCCGGACCTTGTGAAGTTCGCCCAGCATCATGAATTGAAAATCGGCACCATTGCCGATCTGATCGCCTACCGGCTTAAAAATGATCGCCTGATCGAGCGGACGCTGGAAACATCTTTCAGCAGTAATCACGGCGGCGAATTCAAAATGGCGGTCTACGTCAATAACATTGCCTATGCCGAACACATTGCCCTGATTAAAGGGGATGTTTCTGATGGTCAGCCGGTTCCGGTCCGTATGCACGCCTTGAATGTTCTTGATGATGTGCTTTCCGATACCATGTCGGGCAAGGCCGATGAATTACACCGGGCCATGGAAATGATTGCCGATGAAGGGCGGGGCGTTATCGTCCTGATCCGTGAACCACAGCCAACCAGCCTGTCTGACAGGGTTCGTCACAAGTTGGGCGAGGAAGTGAATTCAGGCAGTGAACTTCGCGATTACGGGGTCGGCGCGCAAATTTTGCTTGATCTTGGAATCAAGGATATGATTCTGCTGTCCAATACCCAACGCAACATTGTTGGCCTGGAAGGGTATGGTCTTAGCGTTATCGAGCAGCGGGCCATTCCGCACAAAGCCTAA